In Natronomonas halophila, one DNA window encodes the following:
- a CDS encoding lipoate--protein ligase family protein, whose amino-acid sequence MLVVRGRPADIDADRAVTDALPDLLSERGEPVFRAWTPHRQVAFGRRDTAADGYDRACTEARERGYTPIERQVGGRAVAYTGTVLAFSHVVPNEGDDGIQSRYERTTARLKRVLERLGATVDRGEPEAAFCPGDHSLQQDGKLAGIAQRVRRETAVVGGCLVVSEADERALGDVLDPIYAALDVPFDPESVGSVEGAGGPSDPDTVIDALEIAFADGDAIERVAAEALLESDDSAP is encoded by the coding sequence ATGCTCGTGGTCCGCGGTCGGCCGGCCGATATCGACGCGGATAGAGCGGTCACCGACGCCCTGCCGGACCTCCTCTCCGAACGTGGCGAACCCGTGTTCCGTGCGTGGACGCCGCACCGACAGGTCGCGTTCGGACGGCGCGATACGGCCGCCGATGGCTACGACCGCGCCTGTACGGAGGCCCGCGAACGCGGCTACACGCCCATCGAGCGACAGGTCGGCGGTCGAGCAGTCGCCTATACGGGGACCGTACTCGCCTTCTCGCATGTCGTCCCGAACGAGGGGGACGACGGCATTCAGTCGCGATACGAGCGGACGACGGCGCGACTGAAGCGAGTGCTGGAGCGCCTCGGCGCGACGGTTGACCGCGGCGAACCCGAGGCCGCCTTCTGTCCCGGCGACCACTCCTTGCAGCAGGACGGCAAACTGGCTGGCATCGCCCAGCGTGTGCGCCGCGAGACTGCCGTCGTCGGTGGCTGTCTCGTCGTCAGCGAGGCCGACGAACGCGCCCTCGGCGATGTCCTCGACCCGATTTATGCTGCGCTTGACGTGCCGTTCGACCCCGAAAGCGTCGGCAGCGTGGAGGGAGCCGGCGGCCCGAGCGACCCCGATACGGTCATCGACGCGCTCGAAATCGCCTTCGCCGACGGGGACGCTATCGAACGGGTTGCCGCCGAAGCGCTGTTGGAGTCCGATGACTCGGCACCGTGA
- a CDS encoding LysE family translocator yields the protein MFDAATLAVYLTAAVALILSPGPDTAYVLARGAGEGKRAGVLSAFGVATGILVHTVAAAVGLAALFRAVPEARTAVVAFGAVYLTYLGVRTLRAAESTDAHEAEGNPYVQGLTVNVLNPQVALFFLAFLPGFAPDSAPAVGMLVLGAIYAAITALYLGGVGALSGTIAPEGPWLQRVSGVVLLGIAGWLTVRNVPV from the coding sequence GTGTTCGACGCCGCCACGCTGGCCGTCTACCTGACTGCGGCCGTCGCGCTCATCCTCTCGCCCGGCCCGGATACGGCGTACGTCCTCGCCCGCGGAGCCGGCGAAGGGAAACGCGCCGGCGTCCTCTCGGCCTTCGGCGTCGCGACGGGGATTCTCGTCCACACCGTCGCCGCTGCGGTCGGCCTCGCGGCGCTGTTCCGGGCCGTCCCCGAGGCACGCACCGCCGTCGTCGCCTTCGGCGCCGTCTACCTCACCTATCTTGGGGTGCGGACCCTCCGTGCCGCCGAAAGCACCGACGCACACGAAGCGGAGGGCAACCCCTACGTCCAGGGGCTTACCGTCAACGTCCTCAATCCGCAGGTTGCGCTGTTCTTCCTCGCCTTTCTGCCGGGGTTCGCTCCCGACAGCGCACCCGCTGTCGGAATGCTTGTTTTGGGGGCGATATACGCGGCCATTACGGCCCTCTACCTTGGCGGTGTCGGGGCCCTCTCCGGAACCATCGCCCCCGAGGGGCCGTGGCTCCAGCGCGTCTCCGGGGTCGTTCTGCTCGGTATCGCCGGCTGGCTCACCGTGCGGAACGTGCCGGTCTAA
- a CDS encoding signal recognition particle protein Srp54, with the protein MVLDDLGSSLRGTLDKLQGKTRLSEEDVEEIVKEIQRSLLSADVDVDLVMELSDSIRQRALEEEPPAGTTAKDHVLKIVYEEMVDLVGESTDLPLEDQTIMLAGLQGSGKTTSAAKMAWWFSKKGLRPAIIQTDTFRPGAYDQAKEMAERAEVDFYGNPDNDDPVEIARKGLEETSDADVQIVDTAGRHALEDDLIDELEQIEQVVDPDRNLLVLDAAIGQGAKDQAQQFHESVGIDGVMITKLDGTAKGGGALAAVDQTDSSIAFLGTGEEVGDIERFEPSGFISRLLGMGDLKQLSERVERAMQETQEEEGDWDPEDLMQGDFTLKDMRKQMNAMNKMGPLDQVMDMIPGLGGGIKDQLPDDAMDMTQERLRDFEVIMDSMTEDELENPRSIGQSQVERIARGSGKEEETIRELLEQHKMMQKMMKQFQGMGDGDMQRMMKQMQGGGGGGGGMGGMGPFGD; encoded by the coding sequence ATGGTACTCGACGACTTGGGCAGTTCCCTTCGGGGAACGCTCGACAAATTACAGGGGAAGACCCGCCTCAGCGAGGAGGACGTCGAGGAGATCGTCAAGGAGATTCAGCGCTCCTTGCTTTCCGCCGACGTCGACGTCGACCTCGTCATGGAGCTGTCGGATTCCATCCGTCAGCGCGCCCTCGAAGAGGAGCCGCCCGCCGGCACGACCGCGAAGGACCACGTCCTCAAAATCGTCTACGAGGAGATGGTCGACCTCGTCGGCGAATCGACTGACCTCCCGCTGGAAGACCAGACGATCATGCTCGCCGGCCTGCAAGGGTCCGGTAAGACCACCTCCGCCGCGAAGATGGCATGGTGGTTCTCGAAGAAGGGCCTCCGGCCCGCAATCATCCAGACGGACACCTTCCGGCCCGGCGCCTACGACCAGGCCAAGGAGATGGCCGAACGCGCCGAGGTCGACTTCTACGGCAACCCCGACAACGACGACCCCGTCGAAATCGCCCGGAAGGGCCTCGAAGAGACCTCTGACGCCGACGTCCAGATTGTCGACACCGCGGGTCGCCACGCGCTGGAGGACGACCTCATCGACGAACTCGAACAGATAGAGCAGGTCGTCGACCCCGACCGCAACCTGCTCGTGCTGGACGCCGCAATCGGCCAGGGCGCCAAGGACCAGGCCCAGCAGTTCCACGAATCCGTCGGCATCGACGGCGTGATGATTACGAAACTCGACGGGACCGCGAAAGGTGGCGGCGCCCTCGCGGCCGTCGACCAGACCGACTCGTCCATCGCGTTCCTCGGGACCGGCGAGGAAGTCGGCGACATCGAGCGCTTCGAGCCGTCGGGCTTCATCTCCCGACTGCTCGGCATGGGCGACCTCAAACAGCTCTCCGAGCGGGTCGAACGCGCCATGCAGGAGACCCAGGAAGAGGAGGGCGACTGGGACCCCGAGGACCTGATGCAGGGTGATTTCACCCTCAAGGACATGCGGAAGCAGATGAACGCGATGAACAAGATGGGGCCGCTCGACCAGGTGATGGACATGATTCCGGGTCTCGGCGGCGGCATCAAGGACCAACTGCCGGACGACGCCATGGACATGACCCAGGAGCGCCTCCGGGACTTCGAGGTCATCATGGACTCGATGACCGAGGACGAACTGGAGAACCCCCGCTCCATCGGACAGAGCCAGGTCGAACGCATCGCCCGCGGCTCCGGCAAAGAGGAGGAAACCATCCGCGAACTCCTCGAACAGCACAAGATGATGCAGAAGATGATGAAGCAGTTCCAGGGCATGGGTGACGGCGACATGCAGCGGATGATGAAACAGATGCAGGGCGGCGGTGGCGGCGGCGGTGGCATGGGCGGTATGGGCCCCTTCGGCGACTAG
- a CDS encoding APC family permease, with amino-acid sequence MSADDYKLIDEQVGLWGAVALLVGTALGMSIFIVPTQMAAAAGPSITIAILVSIVPMTLGVLLLLQLGGAIPVAGGIYVYGSRLVGPFWGMLGVSVPVLAVWSYLLFAAFGFADYLNGILESFGASVPSVAAVWGLLGLFLILNYVGVQIVTKVQIAFVLMLIVGMLAFVLSGIPHIDAANYTPVFPAEQGQPFADSFAPFLLAVVTLYIPFQGFGMIIEIGEELENPVENIPRVLAIGMAIVTVLSIAIVFTLIGAIPIENMTVSGQLGGEPVQGGLAAVGEGILPAPVLLVVGISALIAAATTVNTLFTSYSRTVMRAARDEVLPDVFAKVHDDYNTPHRAVLLFGIPPLLAAPFRGPLEAITGPDVLDWLVVIVVTGIFIAFMIGGVALWNLPKVFPQRYEYSFYKLPMPVLRVVAVGNVVVSLLFTLLVVQSAPSAFLVVLAWMVLSAGLYFYRIRAYEKKGVDLKARMALLHKHEQVGGGSDD; translated from the coding sequence ATGTCAGCCGATGATTACAAGCTAATCGACGAACAGGTCGGTCTCTGGGGCGCGGTCGCCCTGCTCGTGGGGACCGCACTCGGGATGAGCATCTTCATCGTCCCGACCCAGATGGCCGCTGCCGCCGGCCCGAGCATCACCATCGCGATTCTCGTCTCAATCGTCCCGATGACGCTGGGCGTGCTGCTCCTCTTGCAACTCGGCGGCGCGATACCCGTCGCCGGCGGCATCTACGTCTACGGGTCACGCCTCGTCGGCCCCTTCTGGGGAATGCTGGGCGTTTCGGTGCCCGTGCTGGCCGTCTGGTCGTATCTGCTTTTCGCGGCCTTCGGTTTCGCCGACTACCTCAACGGCATTCTCGAAAGCTTCGGCGCGTCGGTCCCCAGCGTCGCGGCCGTCTGGGGCCTGCTCGGCCTCTTTCTGATTCTGAACTACGTCGGCGTCCAGATCGTCACGAAGGTCCAGATTGCTTTCGTCCTCATGCTCATCGTCGGCATGCTCGCGTTCGTCCTCAGCGGCATCCCCCATATCGACGCCGCGAACTACACGCCGGTGTTCCCCGCCGAGCAGGGCCAACCCTTTGCGGATAGCTTCGCACCGTTCCTGCTTGCCGTCGTGACGCTGTATATCCCCTTCCAGGGCTTCGGGATGATTATCGAAATCGGCGAGGAACTCGAAAACCCCGTCGAGAACATCCCACGTGTCCTCGCCATCGGCATGGCCATCGTCACGGTGCTTTCGATTGCCATCGTCTTCACGCTCATCGGCGCCATTCCCATCGAGAACATGACTGTCAGCGGCCAGTTGGGCGGCGAACCCGTCCAGGGCGGCCTCGCTGCGGTCGGCGAGGGCATCCTCCCCGCTCCGGTCCTGCTGGTGGTCGGCATCTCTGCACTCATCGCTGCGGCGACGACGGTCAACACGCTGTTTACCTCCTACTCGCGGACGGTCATGCGCGCCGCGCGTGACGAGGTCCTCCCCGACGTCTTCGCCAAGGTCCACGACGACTACAACACGCCCCACCGGGCGGTCCTGCTGTTCGGCATCCCACCCCTGCTGGCCGCGCCCTTCCGGGGGCCACTCGAAGCCATCACCGGCCCCGACGTGCTGGACTGGCTCGTCGTCATCGTCGTCACCGGCATCTTCATCGCGTTCATGATCGGCGGCGTCGCGCTGTGGAACCTCCCGAAGGTCTTCCCCCAGCGCTACGAGTACTCCTTCTACAAGCTCCCGATGCCCGTCCTCCGGGTCGTCGCTGTCGGCAACGTCGTCGTCTCGCTGCTGTTCACGCTGCTGGTCGTCCAGAGCGCCCCCTCCGCGTTCCTCGTCGTCCTCGCGTGGATGGTGCTGTCGGCCGGCCTCTACTTCTACCGCATCCGCGCCTACGAGAAGAAGGGCGTCGACCTCAAAGCCCGGATGGCGCTGCTGCACAAGCACGAACAGGTCGGCGGTGGAAGTGACGACTAG
- a CDS encoding universal stress protein: MSILQRIVVPVATPEDAQETCQALEPHLDEVDVVVAVHVIEKAGGAVDKAPLAKREEDAEEILGIVEGRLGDEVTVDTRVVYDTDVVDGIFGAADDADATSVAFVSREGGRLVRLLSGDTATRIVSEATIPVVALPGDDGD, from the coding sequence ATGTCCATCCTACAACGAATAGTCGTCCCCGTCGCCACGCCGGAGGACGCACAGGAGACGTGTCAAGCACTCGAACCGCATCTCGACGAGGTCGACGTGGTCGTCGCCGTCCACGTCATCGAGAAGGCCGGCGGTGCTGTCGATAAAGCACCGCTGGCGAAGCGCGAGGAAGACGCCGAGGAGATTCTCGGCATCGTCGAGGGCCGCCTCGGCGACGAGGTGACCGTCGATACGCGCGTCGTCTACGATACCGACGTCGTCGACGGTATCTTCGGGGCCGCCGATGACGCCGACGCCACGTCGGTGGCCTTCGTTTCCCGCGAGGGCGGCCGCCTCGTCCGTCTGCTGTCCGGTGATACGGCCACCCGCATCGTCAGCGAGGCGACCATCCCGGTCGTCGCGCTCCCGGGCGACGACGGCGACTGA
- a CDS encoding amino acid permease, whose product MSDEELAKDLGPLAALTIGVGTMIGAGIFVLPGTAVLRVGPLAAVTFVLGGVIALFTALSASELGTAMPKSGGAYFYINEALGPLFGSISGWANWLGLAFASAFYMYGLGEYVNTLVGAPAVALGPLSLEAAQIIGLIGALFFIAVNYVGAKETGGLQIVIVLMLLGILGIFTFVGLLNANLDSLTPFAPPGAVGDVLPVTAIVFVSYLGFVQITSVAEEIKDPGRNLPRAVIGSVLLVTVVYALFLVVLLAAVPNELVAGNDTAVVDAASLLFGQYSIFGFDLSLLGWGLLLFGGLLATASSANASILSSSRINFAMGREKIITPNLNEIHPRFGTPYRSIAVTGALILVFLLLGNLELLATAGSVLHLIVYGLLNLALIVMREAEPPGYDPDFTVPLYPFVPIIGAITSFALIIYIEPLVILLSGGLTLFAALWYFLYARRKVENAGVLAEWILSRSDELPETAVSAATSVRPEGDDYRVMVPLANPATEKHLITLASAIAHQYDGTVVAVNIANVPDQTSLEAARERGAHNAAHDLLEQAQSDAETFGVNVETHVVLSHRTFEEVFDAARTYGADVTVMGWGEDSHGAPGRAESAIDELAKSLPCDFLVFKDRGFDASRILVPTAGGPASDLSAGVARVLQAEFDAEVTLLHVTDDEELGQEFLTEWADEHGLSDAELLVETGDVEANIARAAEDATMLVIGATETGLLSRLVRGSLVLEVLYDVDCSVLLTERAHKRGLYDRLFGSSDRSTDTAATGVTTEPKTPDLCNPEDTPRTDDE is encoded by the coding sequence ATGAGCGACGAGGAACTCGCCAAGGACCTCGGCCCTCTCGCGGCGCTGACCATCGGCGTCGGGACGATGATCGGTGCCGGCATCTTCGTGTTGCCCGGCACCGCCGTCCTCCGGGTCGGCCCGCTGGCCGCCGTCACGTTCGTCCTTGGCGGCGTCATCGCCCTCTTTACCGCGCTGTCCGCATCGGAACTCGGCACCGCGATGCCGAAATCCGGCGGCGCGTACTTCTACATCAACGAGGCGCTCGGCCCGCTGTTCGGGTCGATTAGCGGCTGGGCCAACTGGCTCGGACTGGCCTTCGCCTCCGCGTTCTACATGTACGGCCTCGGCGAGTACGTCAATACGCTCGTCGGCGCACCAGCAGTCGCGTTGGGACCACTCTCGCTGGAAGCGGCCCAGATAATCGGCCTCATCGGCGCGCTGTTCTTCATCGCCGTCAACTACGTCGGCGCCAAGGAGACGGGCGGCCTCCAGATAGTCATCGTCCTCATGCTGCTCGGCATCCTCGGGATATTCACCTTCGTCGGCCTGCTGAACGCCAATCTCGACTCGCTGACGCCGTTCGCACCGCCCGGCGCCGTGGGCGACGTGCTTCCGGTCACCGCCATCGTCTTCGTCTCCTATCTCGGGTTCGTCCAGATTACGTCCGTCGCCGAGGAAATCAAAGACCCCGGCCGGAACCTGCCGCGGGCCGTCATCGGCTCGGTTCTGCTGGTGACCGTCGTCTACGCGCTGTTCCTCGTCGTTCTGCTGGCCGCGGTGCCGAACGAACTCGTCGCCGGCAACGATACCGCCGTCGTCGACGCCGCCAGCCTGCTGTTCGGTCAGTATTCGATTTTCGGCTTCGACTTGAGCCTCCTCGGGTGGGGGCTGCTGCTGTTCGGCGGCCTGCTGGCGACCGCGTCCTCGGCGAACGCCTCCATCCTCTCGTCGTCGCGCATCAACTTCGCGATGGGTCGAGAGAAAATCATCACGCCGAACCTCAACGAGATTCACCCGCGGTTCGGGACGCCCTACCGGTCCATCGCGGTCACCGGCGCGCTCATCCTCGTGTTCCTGCTGCTCGGGAACCTCGAACTGCTGGCGACGGCCGGGTCCGTCCTCCACCTCATCGTCTACGGCCTGCTGAACCTCGCGCTTATCGTCATGCGCGAGGCCGAACCGCCGGGCTATGACCCCGACTTCACGGTGCCGTTGTATCCCTTCGTCCCCATTATCGGCGCGATAACCTCCTTCGCGCTCATCATCTACATCGAGCCGCTTGTCATCCTGCTTTCGGGCGGACTGACACTCTTTGCGGCGCTGTGGTACTTCCTGTACGCCCGCCGGAAGGTCGAGAACGCGGGCGTTCTGGCGGAGTGGATTCTCAGCCGTTCGGATGAACTGCCCGAGACGGCCGTTTCGGCGGCCACCTCGGTTCGTCCCGAGGGCGACGATTACCGCGTGATGGTGCCGCTGGCGAACCCGGCGACCGAAAAGCATCTCATCACGCTCGCCTCGGCCATCGCCCACCAGTACGACGGGACGGTCGTCGCGGTCAACATCGCCAACGTCCCCGACCAGACCTCCCTGGAGGCGGCCCGCGAACGCGGCGCCCACAATGCCGCCCACGACCTGCTGGAGCAGGCCCAGTCCGACGCCGAAACGTTCGGCGTCAACGTCGAGACCCACGTCGTCCTCTCCCACCGGACCTTCGAGGAGGTCTTCGACGCCGCCCGCACCTACGGCGCCGACGTGACCGTGATGGGATGGGGCGAGGACTCCCACGGCGCACCCGGCCGCGCGGAGTCGGCCATCGACGAACTCGCCAAGTCGCTACCCTGTGACTTCCTCGTCTTCAAGGACCGCGGCTTCGACGCCTCGCGGATCCTCGTGCCGACCGCCGGCGGCCCGGCCTCGGACCTCTCTGCGGGCGTCGCGCGCGTCCTGCAGGCCGAATTCGACGCCGAGGTGACGCTGCTGCACGTCACCGACGACGAGGAACTCGGCCAAGAGTTCCTCACCGAGTGGGCCGACGAACACGGCCTCTCGGACGCCGAACTGCTGGTGGAGACCGGCGACGTCGAGGCGAACATCGCCCGGGCGGCCGAGGACGCGACGATGCTCGTCATCGGGGCAACCGAGACGGGCCTGCTCTCGCGGCTGGTTCGCGGTTCGCTCGTCCTCGAAGTGCTCTACGACGTCGACTGTTCGGTGCTGCTGACCGAACGGGCGCACAAACGGGGCCTCTACGACCGGCTCTTCGGCAGCAGCGACCGGTCGACGGACACCGCGGCGACGGGCGTGACCACCGAGCCGAAAACGCCGGACCTCTGTAACCCGGAGGACACGCCCAGAACCGACGACGAATAA
- a CDS encoding sensor histidine kinase, whose protein sequence is MADAALERLLDGFDFSVALLDADGDILATNEAWTEFGQFNGLEGPPDSIGQNYLSVCETAEDDPFARTAASGIRAVLDGERGSFRLEYPCHSPEEKRWFLMYAGRIDLSDAAALVAHLNITSRKVSELTVQRRNQELETLASILSHDLRNPLSVASGWTEILEDEDEHDERALEELRNALDRMEEIIEDALTFVRAGRELDERTEADLKALAESAWDNVRTQQATLIVEDSMTLRCVPSLLENVFENLFRNSVEHGGIDVTIRVGTTEDGFYVEDDGPGIPPEDRERIFEFGYTGSDGTGIGLAIVRTIVRAHGWEVSAESADDGGARFVITTRPELPRNANGEPSVDGQ, encoded by the coding sequence ATGGCCGATGCTGCTCTCGAACGCCTCCTCGACGGGTTCGACTTCAGTGTCGCCTTGCTCGATGCCGATGGCGACATCCTCGCGACCAACGAGGCGTGGACGGAGTTCGGACAGTTCAACGGGCTGGAAGGCCCGCCAGATTCTATCGGCCAGAACTATCTCAGCGTCTGCGAAACCGCCGAGGACGACCCCTTCGCACGGACGGCAGCGTCCGGTATCCGGGCCGTCCTCGACGGCGAGCGCGGATCGTTCCGACTGGAGTACCCCTGTCACTCCCCGGAGGAAAAACGCTGGTTCCTCATGTATGCCGGCCGCATCGACCTCTCGGATGCTGCCGCACTTGTCGCACACCTGAACATTACGAGCCGAAAAGTCTCGGAGTTGACCGTCCAGCGTCGGAATCAAGAGCTAGAGACGCTGGCGAGCATTCTCAGCCACGACCTTCGGAACCCGCTGTCGGTGGCGTCCGGGTGGACCGAAATCCTCGAAGACGAAGACGAACACGACGAGCGGGCCCTCGAGGAACTCCGGAACGCCCTCGACCGGATGGAGGAGATAATCGAGGACGCGCTGACGTTCGTCAGGGCCGGCCGCGAACTCGACGAGCGAACCGAAGCCGACCTGAAGGCCCTCGCCGAATCGGCGTGGGACAACGTCCGAACGCAGCAAGCGACCCTCATCGTCGAGGATTCGATGACGCTTCGATGCGTCCCGAGCCTCCTCGAAAACGTCTTCGAGAACCTCTTTCGAAATTCAGTGGAACACGGCGGCATCGACGTCACCATACGCGTCGGCACCACCGAGGACGGCTTCTACGTCGAGGACGACGGCCCCGGCATCCCGCCGGAGGACCGCGAGAGAATCTTCGAGTTCGGCTACACGGGCAGCGACGGGACGGGCATCGGACTCGCCATCGTCCGGACCATCGTTCGGGCCCACGGCTGGGAAGTAAGCGCCGAGAGCGCCGACGACGGCGGTGCCCGATTCGTCATCACGACCCGTCCCGAACTGCCGCGAAACGCGAACGGAGAGCCGAGCGTCGACGGCCAGTAG
- the msrB gene encoding peptide-methionine (R)-S-oxide reductase MsrB, with product MADTNEIPETDEEWREVLTDEEYEVLREQGTEPKFSGDYLGKGDDGIYRCAGCGAELFDSETKYDTNSGWPSFYDANDGAVELREDRSHGMVRTEVVCAECGGHLGHVFDDGPEPTGKRFCMNSVALDFDEE from the coding sequence ATGGCCGATACCAACGAGATTCCCGAAACCGACGAGGAGTGGCGCGAAGTGCTGACCGACGAGGAGTACGAGGTGCTCCGCGAGCAGGGCACCGAACCGAAGTTCTCCGGCGACTATCTCGGCAAGGGCGACGACGGCATCTATCGCTGTGCCGGGTGTGGCGCCGAACTGTTCGATTCGGAGACGAAATACGACACCAACTCCGGGTGGCCGTCCTTCTACGACGCCAACGACGGCGCCGTCGAGTTGCGCGAGGACCGCAGCCACGGCATGGTCCGGACCGAAGTCGTCTGTGCGGAGTGTGGCGGCCACCTCGGCCACGTCTTCGATGACGGCCCGGAGCCGACGGGCAAGCGGTTCTGCATGAACTCCGTCGCGCTGGATTTCGACGAGGAATGA
- a CDS encoding halocyanin domain-containing protein — MSSNDSSGLSRRGLFRAGAGAAAAVAASSAASTAYAQEEFDYGGWFDNVPNFEGTVDMTGQDEVVVTVGPGGDLLFAPPAIHVDPGTTVVWEWEQGFHNVAEKETGERYASELTGEVGTTYEVTFESDGISTYVCEPHRGQGMKGAVAVGNGEGTPDITEGETVVGGPEDGGSDGGSEGGENGGSEGGEGSDGGESGGGSEEQPPALRVDSDIIALYGLAGVIAFLSPFGLIFLMYRNMQDEQV, encoded by the coding sequence ATGAGTTCCAATGACTCGTCCGGTCTGAGCCGTCGCGGCCTGTTCCGCGCCGGCGCGGGCGCGGCAGCAGCGGTCGCGGCGTCCTCCGCGGCATCGACGGCCTACGCACAGGAGGAGTTCGACTACGGCGGTTGGTTCGACAACGTCCCGAACTTCGAGGGCACTGTCGACATGACCGGTCAGGACGAAGTCGTCGTCACCGTCGGCCCCGGCGGCGACCTGCTTTTCGCCCCGCCGGCGATTCACGTCGACCCCGGCACCACCGTCGTCTGGGAGTGGGAGCAGGGCTTCCACAACGTCGCCGAGAAGGAAACCGGCGAGCGGTACGCCAGCGAACTCACCGGCGAGGTCGGCACCACCTACGAAGTTACCTTCGAGAGCGACGGCATCTCGACGTACGTCTGTGAACCGCACCGTGGCCAGGGGATGAAAGGCGCCGTCGCCGTCGGAAACGGCGAGGGTACCCCCGACATCACCGAGGGCGAAACCGTCGTCGGCGGCCCCGAGGACGGCGGCAGCGACGGTGGAAGCGAGGGCGGCGAAAACGGCGGGTCCGAGGGCGGCGAGGGCTCCGACGGCGGCGAATCCGGCGGCGGCAGCGAGGAGCAACCCCCGGCGCTGCGCGTCGACAGCGACATCATCGCGCTCTACGGTCTCGCGGGCGTCATCGCCTTCCTCTCACCGTTCGGCCTCATCTTCCTGATGTACCGGAACATGCAGGACGAGCAGGTCTAA